The Sinomicrobium kalidii genome contains a region encoding:
- a CDS encoding DUF6843 domain-containing protein, whose protein sequence is MNFKTTFPLLLLMALPVFTACWQTGEESVFVVPENYTGYVLVIYGQENGAEEEYRDKARVYRIPSNGILLSRFPDNPGWSGFPKFYKGTIAPENEIPFVTEIKDIPTDQTSAFGGSAGGASRDLEGKDVVRYIKYYIGTQPEIKESIKELDTLDIVNLVSEQ, encoded by the coding sequence ATGAATTTTAAAACCACCTTTCCGCTGTTGTTGCTTATGGCGTTACCCGTTTTTACGGCTTGTTGGCAAACCGGCGAAGAATCCGTATTTGTAGTCCCCGAAAATTACACAGGATACGTTTTAGTTATTTATGGCCAGGAAAATGGGGCAGAAGAAGAGTACAGGGATAAGGCCCGCGTATACCGAATACCTTCAAACGGTATATTGTTGTCCAGGTTTCCGGATAACCCGGGTTGGTCGGGTTTCCCGAAATTTTACAAAGGTACTATAGCACCGGAAAACGAGATTCCGTTTGTTACGGAAATTAAGGATATACCGACAGATCAAACATCGGCTTTTGGTGGTTCTGCCGGTGGCGCAAGCAGGGATCTTGAAGGAAAAGATGTAGTCAGGTATATCAAATATTATATCGGAACTCAACCGGAGATAAAGGAGTCCATAAAAGAATTGGATACGCTTGATATTGTGAACCTGGTCAGTGAACAATAA
- a CDS encoding type VI secretion system Vgr family protein — MAIQTNIRISINGELLLKFSKLVIKQNVIGHHAFSIKQHLPKEFISRAIDKAQDYMGQPVHIEVQPKNLKNQTTPLVFKGLVTDVWLDRSRGAAGEVVISGTSPTVKLDGVPNTRSYLGKELSSIVQDTLGSHKESMKLNLQISRDTALDYTVQYKESDYAFLCRMARKKGEWFYYNGTELVFGKPQSRTFSLIYGQNVTRFNRRMSIKPMGFQYTGYDPEYAQTQKAGSGEVGYETQGLAQSMFRTSRKVFPDNGAAMYYHHPISAGNAQSHLHDRIRTQLHGRAAGLVVARGISTEPGLRIGDIVNVKEPMFSLTGDLADGVKEDTFGNYYVTSITHMCDETGNYTNEFSGVPDTVEAPPYTDVLNPPLAETQPAVVTDNNDPKGLGRVKVKFHWDYESPWIRMVQPHGGGSKGFYFIPEVGEEVLVAYEGGNAEKPYIVGTMYNGNQKSGYATANNDLKVIHSRSGTRIKMNDAEGSIFIEDPSGNTWFMDGQGNIEVSAPKNVSIRAGENMSLTAGKTLTAISGDDTSITAGKNLKETATADYRLQAANITEISDGEFRSQADTINNVGRSEMSSMSNEGVMNNHAKSKINNNSGEKGNLF; from the coding sequence ATGGCCATTCAAACAAATATCAGGATCAGTATCAATGGGGAACTTCTTTTAAAGTTCTCCAAATTAGTGATTAAACAAAATGTAATAGGCCACCATGCATTCTCCATAAAACAACATCTGCCTAAAGAGTTCATATCACGTGCCATTGATAAAGCCCAGGATTATATGGGGCAGCCCGTTCATATAGAAGTTCAGCCCAAAAACCTTAAAAACCAGACAACTCCTCTGGTTTTTAAGGGGCTTGTTACAGATGTCTGGTTGGACCGCAGCCGCGGAGCAGCCGGTGAAGTTGTGATCTCCGGAACCAGTCCTACCGTAAAACTTGACGGCGTGCCCAATACCCGGTCTTATCTGGGTAAGGAACTGTCTTCAATAGTGCAGGATACCCTGGGATCACATAAGGAGAGCATGAAGCTCAACCTGCAGATCAGCAGGGACACCGCGCTGGACTATACCGTACAGTACAAAGAAAGTGATTATGCCTTTCTGTGCCGTATGGCCCGGAAAAAAGGAGAGTGGTTTTATTACAACGGTACGGAACTGGTTTTCGGAAAACCGCAGTCCCGGACGTTCTCCCTGATATACGGGCAGAATGTTACCCGGTTTAACCGCCGTATGAGCATAAAACCCATGGGCTTTCAATATACGGGGTACGATCCGGAATATGCACAGACACAGAAAGCAGGTTCCGGAGAAGTGGGGTATGAAACACAGGGACTTGCCCAAAGCATGTTCCGGACTTCGAGGAAGGTGTTCCCGGATAATGGTGCTGCAATGTACTACCACCATCCCATAAGTGCAGGTAATGCCCAGAGCCATCTGCACGACAGGATCAGGACCCAGTTGCATGGCCGTGCTGCCGGCCTGGTGGTGGCCAGGGGCATTTCTACCGAACCCGGTTTGCGTATAGGAGATATTGTCAATGTCAAGGAACCCATGTTCTCCCTCACCGGCGATCTGGCCGACGGGGTAAAAGAAGACACTTTCGGGAATTACTACGTGACTTCGATCACCCACATGTGCGATGAGACCGGAAATTATACCAATGAGTTCAGTGGTGTCCCCGATACCGTGGAAGCCCCGCCCTATACCGATGTGCTGAACCCTCCGCTTGCGGAAACCCAGCCCGCCGTGGTGACTGATAATAACGATCCCAAAGGCCTCGGGCGTGTTAAAGTAAAATTCCACTGGGATTATGAAAGCCCATGGATACGGATGGTACAACCGCACGGCGGGGGAAGCAAAGGTTTTTACTTTATCCCCGAGGTAGGGGAAGAAGTACTTGTGGCCTATGAGGGCGGCAATGCCGAAAAGCCGTATATCGTGGGGACCATGTACAATGGCAATCAGAAAAGTGGGTATGCCACAGCCAATAACGACCTCAAGGTCATACACAGCCGTAGTGGGACCAGGATCAAGATGAACGATGCCGAAGGCAGTATTTTTATAGAAGACCCATCGGGCAATACATGGTTTATGGACGGACAGGGAAACATTGAGGTCAGCGCTCCGAAAAATGTTTCCATTCGCGCCGGGGAGAACATGTCGCTTACGGCCGGAAAAACACTTACCGCAATTTCGGGGGATGATACCAGCATCACCGCCGGCAAAAACCTCAAGGAAACCGCTACAGCCGATTACAGGCTGCAGGCTGCCAATATCACGGAAATATCAGACGGAGAATTCCGGTCGCAGGCCGATACCATTAATAATGTGGGGCGGTCCGAGATGAGCTCCATGAGCAATGAAGGCGTCATGAACAACCACGCAAAATCAAAAATTAACAACAATAGCGGGGAAAAAGGAAACCTGTTTTAG
- the tssD gene encoding type VI secretion system tube protein TssD gives MSFLSKLTIDGEEMVVLRYRMSMVQDTDHSDRPAADPRGGRIRVLVELTKSTSLFDWMRNPSQVRDGKFVFYRRDGMSKMRGLEFKKAYCVAYEEAFDSDDSLPMRAEITIVAKEININGSRFDKNWPPTL, from the coding sequence ATGAGTTTTTTATCAAAACTAACCATAGACGGCGAAGAAATGGTCGTACTGCGGTACAGGATGTCCATGGTGCAGGATACGGACCATAGCGACAGGCCTGCGGCCGATCCCAGGGGCGGGCGCATCCGGGTGCTGGTAGAGCTGACCAAGAGTACATCGCTTTTCGATTGGATGCGCAATCCGAGCCAGGTAAGGGATGGGAAATTCGTGTTCTATCGCCGGGACGGGATGTCCAAAATGAGAGGGCTGGAATTCAAAAAAGCCTATTGCGTAGCTTATGAAGAAGCCTTTGACTCCGATGATTCCCTGCCCATGCGTGCAGAAATAACCATTGTGGCCAAAGAGATCAATATCAACGGTTCGCGGTTTGATAAGAACTGGCCGCCAACATTGTAA